One genomic window of Mesoplodon densirostris isolate mMesDen1 chromosome 14, mMesDen1 primary haplotype, whole genome shotgun sequence includes the following:
- the SUPT7L gene encoding STAGA complex 65 subunit gamma: MLRYWGEIPISSNQTNRSSFDLLPREFRLVEVHDPPLHQPSANKPKPPTMLDIPSEPCSLTIHTIQLIQHNRRLRNLIATAQAQNQQQTEGVKTEESEPLPSCPGSPPLPDDLLPLDCKNPSAPFHIRHSDPESDFYRGKGEPVTELSWHSCRQLLYQAVATILAHAGFECANESVLETLTDVAHEYCLKFTKLLRFAVDQEARMGQTPFPDVMEQVFHEVGIGSVLSLQKFWQHRIKDYHSYMLQISKQLSEEYERIVNPEKATEDTKPVKIKEEPVSDITFPVSEELEADLASGDQSLPMGVLGTQSERFPSNLEVEASPQASSTEVNASPLWNLPHVKMEPQESEEGNVSGHGVLGSDVFEEPMSGMSEAGIPQSPDDSDSSYGSHSTDSLMGSSPVFNQRCKKRMRKI; encoded by the exons ATGTTGAGATACTGGGGAGAGATACCAATCTCATCAAACCAGACCAACAGAAGTTCCTTTGACTTGCTCCCTCGGGAGTTCCGACTGGTAGAAGTCCATGACCCACCCCTGCACCAGCCCTCAGCCAACAAGCCCAAGCCCCCCACTATGTTGGACATCCCCTCAGAGCCATGCAGCCTCACCATCCATACCATTCAGCTGATCCAGCACAACCGCCGTCTGCGTAACCTCATTGCCACAGCTCAGGCCCAGAATCAGCAACAGACAGAAGGTGTAAAGACTGAAGAGAGTGAGCCTCTTCCGTCCTGCCCTGGGTCACCTCCTCTTCCTGATGACCTCCTTCCTTTAGATTGTAAGAATCCCAGCGCCCCATTCCACATCCGGCACAGTGACCCAGAGAGTGACTTTTATCG TGGGAAAGGGGAACCTGTGACTGAACTCAGCTGGCACTCCTGCCGGCAGCTCCTCTACCAGGCAGTGGCCACAATCCTAGCCCACGCAGGCTTTGAGTGTGCTAACGAAAGTGTCCTGGAGACCCTAACTGATGTGGCACACGAGTATTGTCTTAAGTTCACCAAGTTGCTGCGCTTTGCTGTGGATCAGGAGGCCCGGATGGGGCAGACTCCCTTCCCCGACGTGATGGAGCAGGTTTTCCATGAAGTGGGCATTGGCAGCGTGCTCTCCCTCCAGAAGTTCTGGCAGCACCGCATCAAGGACTATCACAGTTACATGCTGCAG ATTAGTAAGCAGCTCTCTGAAGAGTATGAAAGGATTGTCAATCCTGAGAAGGCCACAGAGGACACTAAACCTGTAAAGATCAAGGAGGAACCTGTGAGCGACATCACCTTCCCTGTCAGTGAGGAACTGGAGGCTGACCTTGCTTCTGGAGACCAGTCACTGCCCATGGGAGTCCTTGGGACTCAGAGTGAACGCTTCCCATCTAACCTGGAGGTCGAGGCTTCACCACAGGCTTCAA GTACAGAAGTAAATGCTTCCCCACTTTGGAACTTGCCCCACGTGAAAATGGAGCCACAAGAGAGTGAAGAAGGCAACGTCTCTGGGCATGGCGTGCTGGGCAGCGATGTCTTCGAGGAGCCcatgtcaggcatgagtgaagcTGGGATCCCCCAGAGCCCTGATGACTCAGACAGCAGCTACGGCTCCCACTCCACTGACAGCCTCATGGGGTCCTCCCCTGTTTTCAACCAGCGCTGTAAAAAGAGGATGAGGAAAATATAA